The Buttiauxella selenatireducens genome has a window encoding:
- a CDS encoding cupin domain-containing protein gives MNKPDCIRHWKDLEGEDDSTYPDSAELFSIGAPLARKLGLTRLGIHHERLLPGRRTSYPHAESSEEEFAYVLEGHPHVWINGHLYPLEPGDSVGFPAGTGICHTFINNTEHEVRLLIVGEANKAENRIYYPLNASYAAQRQDRWIDHPPQFFGPHDGHPSRKPNGKL, from the coding sequence ATGAATAAACCTGATTGCATACGCCACTGGAAAGACCTGGAAGGTGAAGATGATTCAACTTATCCAGACAGCGCTGAACTGTTTTCTATTGGCGCGCCACTGGCTCGCAAACTCGGGCTAACACGCCTGGGGATCCATCATGAGCGTCTGCTGCCCGGTCGCCGGACGTCCTACCCGCATGCGGAAAGTAGCGAGGAAGAATTTGCTTATGTTCTGGAAGGGCACCCGCATGTATGGATCAATGGTCATCTTTACCCGCTTGAGCCGGGCGATAGCGTTGGCTTTCCGGCCGGAACCGGCATTTGCCATACTTTCATCAACAATACAGAGCATGAAGTCAGGTTGCTGATTGTGGGTGAGGCTAACAAAGCTGAAAATCGAATTTATTACCCGCTAAACGCGAGCTACGCCGCACAACGTCAGGACCGCTGGATTGATCACCCCCCGCAATTTTTCGGCCCACATGACGGTCATCCTTCACGGAAACCAAACGGTAAACTATAA
- the zur gene encoding zinc uptake transcriptional repressor Zur has product MDITTSQNVLAQAEKLCEQRNVRLTPQRLEVLRLLTQQAGAISAYDLLDLLRASEPQAKPPTVYRALDFLLEQGFVHRVESTNSYVLCHLFDQPTHSSAMFICDRCGAVKEHGAQGVEDIMHQLAAQLGFALHHNVIEAHGLCSACAEVEACSHPEACGHDHTIQSKKKSR; this is encoded by the coding sequence ATGGACATCACGACTTCACAAAACGTGTTAGCGCAGGCTGAAAAACTATGCGAGCAGCGTAATGTGCGCCTGACGCCACAACGCCTGGAAGTGCTGCGTTTACTGACGCAACAAGCGGGTGCAATCAGCGCTTATGATTTGCTGGATTTATTGCGTGCCAGTGAACCACAAGCAAAACCTCCGACGGTGTATCGTGCGCTCGATTTTCTTCTTGAACAAGGCTTTGTGCATCGCGTTGAGTCAACCAACAGCTATGTTTTGTGCCATCTGTTTGATCAGCCAACGCACTCATCTGCGATGTTTATTTGCGACAGATGTGGCGCGGTGAAAGAGCATGGCGCGCAAGGCGTTGAAGATATCATGCATCAATTGGCTGCCCAGCTAGGATTTGCTCTGCATCATAATGTCATTGAGGCACATGGTTTATGCAGCGCTTGCGCAGAAGTTGAAGCCTGTAGCCACCCCGAAGCATGCGGGCATGACCACACTATTCAATCGAAGAAAAAATCACGTTGA
- a CDS encoding CsbD family protein encodes MNKDEIGGNWKQFKGTVKEKWGKLTDDDMTVIEGKRDQLVGKIQERYGYAQEQAEKEVVDWEKRNDYRW; translated from the coding sequence ATGAATAAAGACGAAATCGGCGGTAACTGGAAACAGTTCAAAGGCACAGTAAAAGAGAAATGGGGCAAACTGACTGACGATGACATGACCGTCATTGAAGGGAAGCGCGATCAGCTAGTCGGTAAAATCCAGGAACGTTATGGATACGCCCAGGAGCAGGCAGAGAAAGAAGTCGTTGATTGGGAAAAACGTAACGATTACCGCTGGTAA
- the dinF gene encoding MATE family efflux transporter DinF — MRFFSTADKALWRLALPMIFSNITVPLLGLVDTAVIGHLDSPVYLGGVAIGATATSFLFMLLLFLRMSTTGLTAQAFGANNPSALARALVQPLLLALGAGVVIVALRDPLISLALHIVGGNQDVLWQAQRFLEIRWLSAPASLANLVLLGWLLGVQYARAPVILLVVGNVLNIVLDVWLVMGLHMNVQGAALATVTAEYATFIIGLLMVKKVMGLRGISVEMLMKAWRGNVRRLLALNRDIMLRSLLLQVCFASVTIFGARLGSEIVAVNAVLMTLLTFTAYALDGFAYAVEAHSGQAFGAKNRGQLLEVWGAACRQAGLVALIFAIVYALFGENIVSLLTSIPELQLQADRYLHWQIVLPVVGVWCYLLDGMFIGATRGAEMRNSMAVAALGFGLTLFTVPYLGNHGLWLSVAVFLSLRGLSLGWIWRRHWRDNTWFPAGTHS; from the coding sequence ATGCGATTTTTCTCAACGGCTGACAAAGCACTCTGGCGCCTCGCCTTACCCATGATCTTCTCCAACATCACCGTCCCCTTGCTGGGTCTGGTCGATACGGCAGTAATTGGTCATCTGGACAGCCCTGTCTATCTTGGTGGTGTCGCTATTGGCGCTACGGCAACCAGTTTCCTGTTCATGCTTTTGTTATTCCTGCGTATGAGTACCACGGGCTTAACCGCTCAAGCGTTCGGCGCAAATAATCCCTCGGCGTTAGCGCGTGCACTGGTACAGCCTTTATTGCTGGCGCTGGGCGCAGGCGTTGTGATTGTCGCGCTGCGTGACCCCCTAATTTCACTGGCATTACACATAGTTGGCGGTAACCAGGACGTGCTTTGGCAGGCGCAACGTTTTCTTGAGATCCGCTGGCTAAGCGCCCCGGCTTCACTGGCTAACCTGGTCTTACTTGGTTGGCTGTTAGGCGTACAGTATGCGCGTGCACCGGTTATCTTATTGGTCGTCGGAAACGTGCTGAATATCGTGCTCGATGTGTGGCTGGTGATGGGGTTGCATATGAATGTGCAGGGGGCGGCGTTAGCGACGGTCACTGCAGAATATGCGACATTTATCATCGGGTTGCTGATGGTGAAAAAGGTGATGGGCCTGCGTGGAATCAGCGTAGAGATGCTGATGAAAGCCTGGCGCGGAAACGTTCGGCGTTTACTGGCGCTTAACCGGGACATTATGTTGCGCTCGCTGTTGCTGCAGGTGTGTTTCGCTTCAGTGACGATTTTCGGCGCACGGTTAGGCAGCGAAATCGTTGCGGTAAATGCGGTGCTGATGACGTTACTGACCTTCACCGCCTATGCGCTTGATGGGTTTGCTTACGCTGTTGAAGCCCATTCGGGCCAGGCATTTGGTGCGAAGAATCGAGGCCAATTGCTGGAAGTATGGGGAGCAGCCTGTCGCCAGGCGGGGTTGGTCGCGTTAATTTTTGCCATAGTGTACGCACTGTTTGGCGAGAACATTGTTTCGCTCCTGACATCAATCCCTGAATTGCAGCTACAGGCCGATCGCTATTTACACTGGCAGATTGTTTTACCGGTGGTGGGTGTCTGGTGCTATTTGCTTGATGGTATGTTTATTGGCGCAACGCGTGGTGCAGAAATGCGAAACAGCATGGCAGTTGCGGCACTGGGCTTCGGGCTAACGCTGTTCACCGTACCTTATCTGGGGAATCATGGCCTGTGGTTATCTGTGGCGGTGTTTCTGTCTCTGCGTGGGCTGTCTTTGGGTTGGATTTGGCGTCGCCACTGGCGTGACAATACGTGGTTCCCCGCTGGAACTCATAGCTAG
- the lexA gene encoding transcriptional repressor LexA, with product MKALTTRQQEVFDLIRDHISQTGMPPTRAEIAQRLGFRSPNAAEEHLKALARKGVIEIVSGASRGIRLLVEEVTGIPLVGRVAAGEPLLAQQHIEGHYQVDPSLFKPNADFLLRVSGMSMKDIGIMDGDLLAVHKTQDVRNGQVVVARIDDEVTVKRLKQQGNVVHLLPENSEFEPIVVDLREHNFSIEGLAVGVIRNGDWL from the coding sequence ATGAAAGCGTTAACTACCAGGCAGCAAGAGGTGTTTGATCTTATTCGGGATCATATCAGCCAGACCGGCATGCCACCGACTCGTGCCGAGATTGCTCAACGTCTGGGGTTCCGTTCTCCAAACGCCGCTGAAGAGCACCTAAAAGCACTGGCTCGTAAAGGCGTCATTGAGATTGTCTCTGGTGCGTCGCGCGGTATCCGCTTGCTGGTGGAAGAAGTTACCGGTATTCCGCTGGTTGGGCGTGTTGCTGCAGGTGAGCCACTCTTGGCACAGCAGCATATCGAAGGCCATTACCAGGTCGATCCATCGCTGTTTAAACCTAATGCCGACTTCTTGCTGCGCGTCAGTGGTATGTCTATGAAAGACATCGGTATTATGGACGGTGATCTACTCGCGGTGCATAAAACTCAGGATGTGCGTAACGGCCAGGTTGTGGTTGCGCGTATTGATGATGAAGTTACCGTTAAGCGCTTAAAACAGCAGGGCAACGTTGTTCATCTTCTTCCAGAAAATAGCGAGTTTGAACCTATTGTGGTTGACCTGCGCGAGCATAACTTCTCTATTGAAGGCTTGGCGGTTGGGGTGATTCGCAACGGCGACTGGCTGTAA
- a CDS encoding diacylglycerol kinase yields the protein MASNVTGFTRIIKAAGYSWKGLKAAWINEAAFRQEGVCAVIAIAIACYLDIDPITRILLIGSVVLVMIVEILNSAIESLVDRVGTDYHELSGRAKDMGSAAVLIAIILAVITWVTLLWQHLR from the coding sequence ATGGCGAGTAACGTCACCGGATTTACCCGTATCATCAAAGCCGCTGGCTATTCATGGAAAGGGCTCAAAGCAGCCTGGATCAACGAAGCTGCGTTCCGTCAGGAAGGCGTTTGTGCCGTAATCGCTATTGCCATTGCCTGTTATTTAGATATCGACCCCATCACCCGTATTCTACTGATTGGTTCTGTCGTGCTGGTTATGATTGTCGAGATCCTCAACAGCGCGATTGAATCCCTTGTCGACCGCGTGGGTACGGATTATCACGAGCTTTCAGGACGCGCCAAGGACATGGGATCAGCTGCCGTGTTAATCGCCATTATCCTCGCAGTGATTACCTGGGTCACACTACTTTGGCAGCATTTGCGATGA
- the plsB gene encoding glycerol-3-phosphate 1-O-acyltransferase PlsB, translating into MSGWPRIYYKLLNLPLGVLVKSKSIPADPQAELGLDPTRPIMYVLPYNSKADLLTLRAQCLAHGLPDPLQPLEIDGAVLPRYVFIHGGPRVFTYYTPKEESIKLFHDYLDLHRSNPNLDVQMVPVSVMFGRSPGREKGEVNPPLKMLNGIQKFFAVTWLGRDSFVRFSPPVSLRNMATEHGTDKKIAQKLARVARMHFARQRLATIGPRLPVRQDLFNKLLASKAIARAVEDEARSKKISHEKAQQNAVALMEEIAANFSYEAIRVSDRVLSLTWNRLYQGINVHNAERVRQLAHDGHEIVYVPCHRSHMDYMLLSYVLYHQGLVPPHIAAGINLNFWPAGPIFRRLGAFFIRRTFKGSKLYSTVFREYLGELFSRGYSVEYFVEGGRSRTGRLLDPKTGTLSMTIQAMLRGGTRPITLVPIYIGYEHVMEVGTYAKELRGATKEKESFMQMVRGLSKLRNLGQGYVNFGEPMPLMTFLNQRVPEWRDSIDPIEAIRPAWLTPTVNEIATELMVRINNAGAANAMNLCCTALLASRQRSLTREQLTEQLNCYLSLLRNVPYSPDATTPDQPAEALIEHALQMNKFEVEKDTIGDIIILPREQAVLMTYYRNNILHMLVLPSLLAAIITQHRRIDRSELLRQVTLLYPMLKTELFLRWNTAELAGEIDIMLNELARQELVTLTDDEVQMNPARSRTMQLLAAGVRETLQRYAITFWLLSANPSINRGTLERESRTVAQRLSVLHGINAPEFFDKAVFTSLVLTLRDEGYISDTGDAEPGETMKVYQLLADLIMPDVRLTIESATSQAATE; encoded by the coding sequence ATGTCAGGCTGGCCAAGAATCTACTACAAATTACTTAATTTACCATTAGGCGTTCTGGTAAAAAGCAAGTCCATTCCGGCAGACCCACAAGCCGAATTGGGCTTAGATCCCACACGCCCGATAATGTATGTGCTGCCGTATAACTCTAAGGCGGACTTATTAACGCTGCGCGCACAATGTCTCGCTCATGGCTTACCCGATCCGCTTCAGCCGTTAGAGATTGACGGAGCGGTACTCCCGCGTTACGTCTTTATCCACGGCGGCCCGCGTGTATTCACTTATTACACGCCGAAAGAAGAGTCGATCAAGTTGTTCCACGATTACCTCGACTTGCACCGCAGCAATCCAAATCTGGATGTGCAGATGGTGCCGGTCTCGGTGATGTTTGGCCGCTCTCCGGGTCGCGAAAAAGGCGAAGTTAACCCGCCATTAAAGATGCTGAACGGCATCCAGAAGTTTTTCGCCGTTACCTGGCTTGGTCGCGACAGTTTCGTGCGTTTTTCGCCACCCGTCTCACTGCGCAACATGGCAACCGAGCACGGTACGGATAAAAAGATCGCTCAGAAATTGGCTCGCGTTGCGCGTATGCACTTTGCTCGCCAGCGTTTAGCGACCATCGGGCCACGTTTGCCGGTACGTCAGGATCTGTTTAATAAGCTTCTGGCATCGAAAGCTATCGCTCGCGCCGTCGAAGATGAAGCACGCAGCAAGAAAATCTCCCATGAAAAAGCACAGCAAAACGCTGTGGCGCTGATGGAAGAGATTGCCGCCAACTTCTCTTATGAAGCGATTCGGGTGAGTGACCGCGTGCTAAGTCTGACGTGGAACCGCTTGTACCAGGGGATAAACGTTCACAATGCAGAACGCGTACGCCAGTTGGCTCACGATGGTCATGAGATTGTTTATGTCCCTTGCCATCGCAGCCACATGGATTACATGCTGCTGTCTTACGTGCTTTATCACCAGGGGCTGGTTCCTCCGCACATCGCGGCGGGTATCAACCTGAACTTCTGGCCAGCGGGCCCGATTTTCCGCCGCCTCGGTGCGTTCTTTATCCGTCGTACCTTTAAAGGCAGCAAACTCTACTCCACCGTGTTCCGTGAATATCTGGGCGAGCTGTTTAGCCGTGGCTATTCCGTTGAATATTTCGTTGAAGGTGGTCGTTCTCGTACCGGGCGTTTGCTCGATCCGAAAACCGGCACCTTGTCGATGACCATTCAGGCAATGCTGCGCGGCGGTACTCGCCCTATTACATTGGTGCCGATTTACATTGGCTACGAGCATGTAATGGAAGTGGGGACTTACGCAAAAGAGTTGCGTGGTGCGACCAAAGAGAAAGAGAGTTTCATGCAGATGGTACGTGGCCTGAGTAAGCTGCGTAACCTCGGTCAGGGCTATGTGAACTTTGGCGAACCGATGCCATTGATGACATTCCTGAACCAGCGTGTTCCTGAGTGGCGCGATTCCATCGACCCAATCGAAGCGATCCGTCCTGCGTGGCTGACGCCGACGGTCAATGAAATTGCCACCGAACTGATGGTGCGAATTAACAACGCAGGTGCGGCGAACGCTATGAACCTGTGCTGTACAGCGCTGTTAGCCTCACGTCAGCGTTCACTCACCCGTGAGCAACTGACAGAGCAGCTCAACTGTTACCTGAGCCTGTTGCGTAATGTGCCGTATTCACCGGACGCGACCACACCAGACCAGCCAGCAGAAGCGCTGATTGAACACGCGTTGCAGATGAACAAGTTTGAAGTCGAGAAAGACACTATCGGTGACATCATCATTCTGCCGCGTGAGCAGGCTGTTCTGATGACGTATTACCGTAACAACATCCTGCATATGCTGGTGTTGCCTTCTCTGCTGGCAGCGATCATTACTCAACATCGCCGCATTGACCGTAGCGAACTGCTGCGTCAGGTCACGTTACTTTACCCGATGCTGAAGACAGAGCTCTTCCTGCGCTGGAACACCGCTGAACTTGCCGGTGAAATTGACATTATGCTCAATGAACTGGCGCGTCAGGAACTGGTAACGCTGACAGACGACGAAGTGCAGATGAACCCTGCGCGTTCACGCACCATGCAGCTACTGGCAGCGGGTGTTCGTGAAACGCTACAGCGTTATGCGATTACGTTCTGGTTGTTGAGCGCGAATCCGTCGATTAACCGTGGGACACTGGAGCGCGAAAGCCGCACCGTTGCCCAGCGCTTGTCTGTTTTGCATGGTATTAATGCACCGGAGTTCTTTGATAAAGCGGTATTCACCTCGCTGGTATTAACCTTGCGTGATGAAGGCTATATCAGTGACACCGGGGATGCAGAGCCAGGGGAAACGATGAAGGTCTACCAGTTGCTGGCAGATCTGATCATGCCGGATGTGCGTTTAACGATTGAAAGTGCGACGTCGCAGGCTGCGACTGAGTAA
- the ubiA gene encoding 4-hydroxybenzoate octaprenyltransferase, producing the protein MEWSLKQGKLQAYQRLMRLDKPIGSLLLLWPTLWALWLATPGVPPLTILCVFIAGVWMMRAAGCVVNDYADRKFDGHVKRTAHRPLPSGAVSEKEARILFVVLVLLSFLLVLTLNTMTILLSVAGLALAWVYPFMKRYTHLPQVVLGAAFGWSIPMAFAAVSESVPLSCWLMFLTNICWAVAYDTQYAMVDRDDDLKIGIKSTAILFGRYDNVIIGILQVAVMVLLAVIGWLNGLGGAFYWSIALAGALFIHQQRLTANRDRDACFRAFLNNNYVGLVLFIGLVLSYIHF; encoded by the coding sequence ATGGAGTGGAGTCTGAAACAGGGCAAATTACAGGCCTACCAACGCCTGATGCGGCTGGATAAGCCGATTGGCTCGCTTTTATTGTTATGGCCCACGTTATGGGCGTTATGGCTTGCGACGCCGGGTGTCCCGCCGCTGACTATTTTATGCGTATTTATCGCCGGAGTCTGGATGATGCGCGCAGCAGGTTGCGTGGTTAACGACTACGCCGATCGCAAGTTTGATGGCCACGTTAAACGGACCGCCCATCGGCCGCTACCGAGCGGTGCTGTCAGTGAAAAAGAGGCGCGTATCCTGTTTGTGGTGCTGGTGCTGCTCTCGTTTTTACTGGTGCTGACACTCAATACCATGACGATTTTATTGTCCGTCGCGGGATTAGCGTTAGCCTGGGTCTATCCGTTTATGAAGCGTTACACCCATCTGCCACAAGTGGTGTTGGGTGCGGCATTCGGTTGGTCCATCCCAATGGCATTTGCTGCGGTCAGTGAATCTGTTCCGCTAAGTTGCTGGCTGATGTTTTTGACCAATATTTGCTGGGCGGTAGCCTACGACACACAGTATGCGATGGTTGATCGCGATGACGATCTGAAAATAGGCATCAAATCCACTGCGATCCTGTTTGGACGCTATGACAATGTGATCATTGGGATTTTGCAGGTTGCGGTAATGGTATTGCTGGCGGTAATTGGCTGGCTGAATGGCTTGGGCGGCGCTTTTTATTGGTCTATTGCATTGGCTGGCGCGCTCTTTATCCATCAGCAACGGTTGACGGCGAATCGCGACCGCGATGCCTGTTTCCGCGCATTCCTGAATAATAACTACGTTGGGCTGGTGTTGTTTATTGGCCTGGTGCTGAGTTACATACACTTCTAA
- the ubiC gene encoding chorismate lyase, whose protein sequence is MSDALSALRALRFEATIPEGLSASLLDWLLLEDSMTKRFEQYCSRVTVRIVREGFFDSPVDFPEAEMMPVAKRYWLREVVLCGDDEPWLLGRTVVPESTLEGPELALQRLGTTPLGRYLFSASSLTRDFIEIGRSAELWGRRSRLRLAGKPLVLTELFLPASPLYAEEK, encoded by the coding sequence ATGTCTGACGCGCTTTCGGCACTGCGCGCCTTACGTTTTGAGGCTACGATTCCCGAGGGGCTGAGTGCGTCGCTTCTTGACTGGTTGTTGCTTGAAGACTCAATGACTAAACGCTTTGAACAGTATTGTTCGCGAGTCACTGTTCGTATTGTGCGTGAAGGTTTTTTCGATTCGCCTGTCGATTTTCCCGAAGCTGAGATGATGCCAGTCGCCAAACGCTACTGGTTGCGTGAAGTTGTGCTATGCGGTGACGATGAGCCCTGGTTGCTTGGGCGCACGGTCGTACCGGAATCAACCCTTGAAGGGCCTGAGCTTGCTTTGCAGCGGCTCGGAACCACGCCGCTCGGGCGTTATTTGTTTAGTGCATCATCCCTGACGCGGGATTTTATTGAGATTGGACGCAGTGCGGAGCTGTGGGGACGTCGGTCCCGCCTGAGATTAGCCGGAAAGCCATTGGTACTGACCGAGTTATTCCTTCCCGCTTCGCCGTTGTATGCAGAGGAAAAATAA
- the malM gene encoding maltose operon protein MalM: MKMKKSLIALCLSAGLLASLPGVSLADVNIVPQDLSAAPAIPASALQQLQWTPVDQTNTQKTNLATTGQTLNAGDIVGPVAAYSVPASIGELTITLTSLVNKESVFAPNVLVLDQNLTPAAYFPSSFFPYEEPGVMSSNRLEGVLKLTPALGQQKLYLLVFTTNKDLQQTTTMVDPAKAYAKGNGNAVPDIPDPIARHVKEGELSLKVRTSSGSSILVGPLFGSKGPGPVTVGNTAAPAATYAAPVAAVAATSAAPAPTYSAPAPAPVAAPAPAVKKEPMLNDTESYFNQAIKQAVDKGDVDKALKLLDEAERLGSTSARKTFISSVKGKG, translated from the coding sequence ATGAAAATGAAAAAAAGTCTCATCGCACTCTGCCTATCCGCAGGGTTGCTCGCCAGCCTGCCCGGCGTAAGCCTGGCGGATGTGAACATCGTGCCTCAGGATCTCTCTGCCGCACCTGCAATTCCGGCCTCTGCATTGCAACAACTGCAATGGACTCCGGTTGATCAAACGAACACCCAAAAAACGAATCTCGCTACCACCGGGCAGACGCTGAATGCCGGTGATATTGTGGGGCCAGTGGCTGCCTACAGCGTACCGGCAAGCATCGGTGAGTTGACCATTACGCTCACCAGCCTGGTGAATAAAGAGTCAGTATTTGCGCCAAACGTGTTGGTACTTGATCAGAATTTGACGCCTGCTGCTTACTTCCCATCCAGTTTCTTCCCCTATGAAGAGCCGGGCGTAATGTCTTCCAACCGTCTGGAAGGCGTACTGAAATTAACCCCAGCGTTGGGGCAACAAAAACTGTATCTGTTGGTCTTCACCACCAATAAAGACCTCCAGCAAACCACTACCATGGTTGACCCGGCGAAAGCCTATGCCAAAGGAAATGGTAACGCGGTTCCTGATATCCCAGACCCGATTGCCCGCCATGTCAAAGAGGGGGAACTGTCGCTCAAAGTCAGAACCTCCTCCGGTTCCAGCATTTTGGTTGGGCCACTGTTTGGTTCAAAAGGCCCAGGTCCGGTCACTGTAGGAAATACGGCTGCACCAGCCGCGACTTACGCAGCACCTGTAGCAGCCGTTGCAGCGACATCCGCAGCGCCTGCGCCAACGTATTCAGCTCCTGCTCCAGCACCCGTTGCCGCACCTGCGCCAGCGGTGAAAAAAGAGCCAATGCTTAACGATACAGAAAGCTACTTCAACCAGGCTATCAAGCAAGCAGTCGACAAAGGCGATGTAGATAAAGCTTTGAAACTGTTGGATGAAGCAGAGCGTCTTGGATCAACTTCTGCCCGTAAAACTTTTATCAGCAGTGTAAAAGGCAAGGGGTAA
- a CDS encoding maltoporin gives MITLRKLPLAVAVAAGVMSVQALAVDFHGYARSGIGWTGSGGPQECFQATGAQSKYRLGNECETYAEIKLGQEVWKEGDKSFYFDSNIAYNSPQLNDWEDGNTPAIREFNVQGKNLIDSLPGANMWAGKRFYQRHDVHMIDFYYWDISGPGAGLENIDVGVGKLSFAATRSAESGGSSGAAEFDPVTGERTYNNKVPNDVFDVRWAGIETNPGGTLELGVDYGHTNIPDDYYLQPGASKDGWMGTLEHTQSMMKGFNKFVVQYATDSMTSNGKGQAQGGSINNDGSMIRVLDHGAITLADRWDLMYVAMYQNLDMDDNQGTEWYTVGVRPMFKWTPIMSTLLELGYDNVKSQETGDHNGQYKITLAQQWQAGDSIWSRPALRLFATYARWDEQWGYAKNASGDTTRFAIADNTGNGTFSTSRGDNDEFTFGAQMEIWW, from the coding sequence ATGATTACTCTGCGCAAACTTCCACTGGCAGTCGCCGTAGCAGCAGGCGTTATGTCTGTTCAGGCTCTGGCTGTGGATTTCCACGGTTATGCCCGTTCTGGTATCGGCTGGACTGGTAGCGGCGGACCTCAAGAATGTTTCCAGGCAACAGGTGCTCAATCTAAATACCGTCTTGGTAACGAATGTGAAACCTATGCGGAAATTAAATTAGGACAAGAAGTCTGGAAAGAAGGCGATAAGAGCTTCTATTTCGACTCCAACATTGCCTATAACTCTCCACAGTTAAACGACTGGGAAGATGGCAATACTCCAGCAATCCGTGAATTTAACGTGCAGGGTAAAAACCTCATCGACTCGCTGCCAGGCGCCAACATGTGGGCTGGTAAGCGCTTCTACCAACGTCATGACGTTCACATGATCGACTTCTACTACTGGGATATTTCTGGTCCTGGTGCAGGTCTGGAAAACATCGATGTCGGCGTAGGTAAACTCTCCTTTGCTGCGACTCGTTCCGCTGAATCCGGTGGTTCTTCCGGTGCTGCTGAGTTCGATCCAGTGACGGGTGAGCGTACTTATAACAACAAAGTACCAAACGACGTATTTGACGTGCGTTGGGCGGGGATTGAAACCAACCCAGGCGGTACCCTGGAGCTGGGTGTAGATTACGGCCACACCAACATTCCTGATGACTATTATCTGCAACCTGGCGCGTCTAAAGACGGCTGGATGGGGACTCTTGAACACACCCAAAGCATGATGAAAGGCTTCAACAAATTCGTTGTCCAGTACGCAACTGACTCTATGACCTCCAATGGTAAAGGTCAGGCGCAGGGCGGTAGCATCAACAACGACGGCAGCATGATTCGTGTACTCGACCACGGTGCAATTACTCTGGCCGACCGTTGGGACCTGATGTATGTCGCTATGTACCAGAACCTGGATATGGATGATAACCAGGGGACTGAGTGGTACACCGTCGGTGTGCGCCCAATGTTCAAATGGACGCCAATCATGAGCACCTTGCTGGAACTTGGCTACGACAACGTGAAATCCCAGGAAACGGGCGATCACAACGGTCAGTACAAAATTACGCTGGCACAACAATGGCAAGCAGGCGACAGCATCTGGTCACGTCCAGCACTGCGTCTGTTTGCAACTTACGCACGTTGGGATGAGCAATGGGGTTATGCGAAAAATGCTAGCGGTGATACCACTCGCTTTGCCATCGCAGACAATACCGGTAACGGTACATTCTCTACCAGCCGTGGCGATAACGACGAGTTCACCTTCGGTGCCCAGATGGAAATCTGGTGGTAA